One genomic window of Bradyrhizobium sp. B124 includes the following:
- a CDS encoding MFS transporter has translation MQTPRERNEQRWVLGLTALASFMMALDAMIMTTASATIRADFGSAVETLQWTVNAFNLTFAVLLLTGAALGDRFGRRRMFAAGIGLFVVASAACALAGDAAALIAARALQGAGAALVMPLAMAILSGAFGREERARALGIFSGITGCALIIGPAIGGFITEHLGWRWIFWINLPIGLVAIALVLARLRESFGPTAPLDITGLSLVALAALALVWGLLRGNSAGWASAEVTGALIAGAALAAMFVLWELRAASPMVPMRLFAARPFAAGIAASVLFYAAMYGVLFLLPQFLQIALGFDAFGAGLRLLPWTATLFVTAPIAGAVVNRFGERTLVVTGLLMQAIGLGWIGEIVTPSMPYSALVAPLMLAGVGVSMAMPAAQNAVLSAVAVSEMGKASGVFNMGRFLGGMFGIAALVATFSANGTADSSGHFTSGFAAAMSLAATLSFAGAVAGLFLPMRRRVVATTASQDA, from the coding sequence ATGCAGACCCCACGAGAGCGCAACGAGCAGCGCTGGGTGCTCGGCCTCACCGCGCTGGCATCCTTCATGATGGCGCTGGACGCCATGATCATGACCACGGCCTCCGCCACCATCCGCGCCGATTTCGGCAGCGCCGTGGAGACGCTGCAATGGACCGTGAACGCCTTCAATCTGACCTTCGCGGTGCTGCTCCTGACCGGCGCGGCGCTCGGCGACCGTTTTGGTCGGCGCAGGATGTTTGCAGCCGGGATCGGCCTGTTCGTCGTGGCCTCCGCGGCCTGCGCGCTGGCCGGCGACGCCGCGGCATTGATCGCCGCGCGCGCTTTGCAGGGCGCAGGCGCGGCGCTGGTGATGCCGCTGGCGATGGCGATCCTCAGCGGCGCGTTCGGCCGCGAGGAGCGTGCCCGCGCGCTCGGCATTTTCAGCGGCATCACCGGATGCGCGCTGATCATCGGCCCCGCGATCGGCGGCTTCATCACCGAACATCTCGGCTGGCGCTGGATCTTCTGGATCAACCTGCCGATCGGCCTCGTCGCGATTGCCCTCGTGCTGGCGCGCCTGCGCGAGAGCTTCGGGCCAACCGCGCCGCTCGACATCACCGGACTGTCGCTGGTCGCGCTCGCGGCGCTGGCACTGGTCTGGGGCCTGTTGCGCGGCAACAGCGCCGGATGGGCGAGCGCGGAAGTGACGGGTGCGCTGATCGCCGGCGCCGCGCTGGCAGCGATGTTCGTGCTGTGGGAGCTGCGTGCGGCCAGCCCGATGGTGCCGATGCGGCTGTTCGCGGCCAGACCGTTCGCGGCCGGCATCGCCGCAAGCGTGCTGTTCTATGCCGCGATGTATGGCGTGCTGTTCCTGCTGCCGCAATTCCTGCAGATCGCGCTCGGCTTCGACGCCTTCGGTGCCGGGCTACGGCTGTTGCCGTGGACGGCGACGCTGTTCGTCACGGCGCCGATCGCCGGCGCCGTGGTCAACCGGTTCGGCGAACGCACGCTTGTCGTCACCGGACTCCTGATGCAGGCGATCGGGCTCGGCTGGATCGGCGAGATCGTCACCCCGTCGATGCCCTACTCCGCGCTGGTCGCACCACTGATGCTCGCCGGCGTCGGCGTCTCGATGGCGATGCCGGCCGCGCAGAACGCGGTGCTGAGCGCGGTCGCCGTCAGCGAGATGGGCAAGGCGTCGGGCGTGTTCAACATGGGCCGTTTCCTCGGCGGGATGTTCGGCATCGCGGCACTGGTCGCGACCTTCTCCGCCAATGGCACGGCCGATTCGTCCGGACATTTCACGAGCGGATTTGCTGCGGCGATGAGCCTTGCGGCAACGCTGTCGTTCGCCGGCGCGGTCGCGGGACTGTTCCTGCCGATGCGGCGGCGGGTCGTCGCCACGACTGCGTCGCAGGACGCGTGA
- a CDS encoding NAD(P)/FAD-dependent oxidoreductase produces the protein MTQAPAKPHRVVIVGAGFGGLEAAFGLSGAPVEITLIDRRNHHLFQPLLYQVATASLATSEIAWPIRYLLRDRPEVTTLFANVCGVDAANKQVQLDDGGSIPYDTLILATGARHAYFGHDEWEPFAPGLKTLEDATTLRRRILVAFERAERETDPDKRAALLTFVIIGAGPTGVEMAGTIADLAKDTLPQDFRHIDTRKARVVLIEAGPRVLAGFPDDLSAYAQASLEKLGVEVMLGEPVTECSADGVVFGGKRLEARTIVWAAGVRASRAAEWLNAPADRAHRLQVEPDLTVPGHPDIFAVGDTVTIKGPDGNPVPGIAPAAKQEGRYVAALIKARLDSKTLPPFRYKHAGSLAQIGKKKAVIDFGWLRLRGSLAWWIWGLAHIYFLIGVRHRIAVAMNWLWIHTRDQRAARLITQGSSKVAQ, from the coding sequence ATGACGCAAGCGCCGGCCAAACCTCATCGCGTGGTGATCGTCGGCGCCGGCTTCGGCGGGCTGGAAGCCGCCTTCGGCCTGTCAGGCGCGCCGGTCGAGATCACGCTGATCGATCGTCGCAACCACCATCTGTTCCAGCCGCTGCTCTATCAGGTCGCGACCGCGTCGCTTGCGACAAGCGAGATCGCGTGGCCGATCCGCTATCTCTTGCGCGACCGGCCCGAGGTGACGACGCTGTTCGCCAATGTCTGCGGCGTCGACGCTGCGAACAAGCAAGTGCAGCTCGACGACGGCGGCAGCATTCCCTATGACACGCTGATCCTCGCCACCGGTGCGCGCCACGCCTATTTCGGCCATGACGAATGGGAGCCGTTCGCGCCAGGCCTGAAGACGCTGGAGGACGCCACCACGCTGCGGCGGCGTATCCTCGTCGCCTTCGAGCGCGCCGAGCGCGAGACTGATCCCGACAAGCGTGCGGCGTTGCTGACCTTCGTCATCATCGGCGCCGGGCCGACCGGCGTCGAGATGGCCGGCACCATCGCCGACCTCGCCAAGGACACACTGCCGCAGGACTTTCGTCACATCGACACGCGGAAGGCGCGCGTGGTGTTGATCGAGGCCGGCCCGCGCGTGCTGGCAGGATTTCCCGACGATCTCTCGGCCTATGCGCAAGCGTCGCTGGAAAAACTCGGCGTCGAGGTGATGCTGGGCGAGCCGGTCACCGAATGCTCGGCCGACGGCGTCGTGTTCGGCGGCAAGAGGCTGGAGGCGCGCACCATCGTGTGGGCCGCCGGCGTGCGCGCCTCGCGCGCCGCCGAATGGCTGAACGCGCCGGCCGACCGCGCCCATCGGCTGCAGGTCGAGCCGGATCTGACCGTGCCCGGCCATCCCGACATCTTCGCGGTCGGCGACACGGTCACGATCAAGGGTCCCGACGGCAATCCGGTGCCCGGCATCGCGCCGGCCGCGAAGCAGGAGGGGCGCTACGTCGCCGCACTGATCAAGGCCCGGCTCGACAGCAAGACGCTGCCGCCGTTCCGCTACAAGCATGCCGGCAGCCTCGCGCAGATCGGCAAGAAGAAGGCGGTGATCGACTTCGGCTGGCTCAGGCTGCGCGGCTCACTGGCATGGTGGATTTGGGGCCTCGCCCACATCTACTTCCTGATCGGCGTGCGCCATCGGATTGCGGTGGCGATGAACTGGCTCTGGATCCACACCCGCGACCAGCGTGCCGCACGACTGATCACCCAAGGCAGCAGCAAGGTGGCGCAGTAG